In one window of Palaemon carinicauda isolate YSFRI2023 chromosome 2, ASM3689809v2, whole genome shotgun sequence DNA:
- the LOC137614882 gene encoding uncharacterized protein: MNDRGLKSLNCKVDDRSLKSLNYKVDDRSLKCLNFKMDYRSLKSLNCKMNDRSLKSLNCKVDDKSLKSLNYKVDDRSLKFFNFKVDDRSLKSLNHKVDDRSLKSLNYKVDERSLQSLNYKVDDRSLKGLNFKVDDRSLKSLNSKVDDRSLKSLNCKVDDRSLSG, translated from the coding sequence ATGAATGATAGAGGTCTAAAGAGCTTGAACTGCAAGGTGGATGATAGAAGTCTAAAGAGCTTGAACTACAAGGTGGATGATAGAAGTCTAAAGTGCTTGAACTTCAAGATGGATTATAGAAGTCTAAAGAGCTTGAACTGCAAGATGAATGATAGAAGTCTAAAGAGCTTGAACTGCAAGGTGGATGATAAAAGTCTAAAGAGCTTGAACTACAAGGTGGATGATAGAAGTCTAAAGTTCTTTAACTTCAAGGTGGATGATAGAAGTCTAAAGAGCTTGAACCACAAGGTGGATGATAGAAGTCTAAAGAGTTTGAACTACAAGGTGGATGAAAGAAGTCTACAGAGTTTGAACTACAAGGTGGATGATAGAAGTCTAAAGGGCTTGAACTTCAAGGTGGATGATAGAAGTCTAAAGAGCTTGAACAGCAAGGTGGATGATAGAAGTCTAAAGAGCTTGAACTGCAAGGTGGATGATAGAAGTCTAAGTGGTTGA
- the LOC137614893 gene encoding uncharacterized protein, whose translation MNHRSPKSLNCKVDDRSIKSLNRKVDDRSLKRLNCKVNDRSLKTLNCKVDDRSLKCLNYKVDDRSLKSLNRKVDDKSLKSLIRKVDDRSLKSLNCKMNHKSPKSLNCKVDDRSIKSLNRKVDDRSLKRLNCKVNDRSLKSLNCKVDDRSLKCLNFKVDDRSLKSLSRKVDDRSLKRLNYKVDDRSLKCLNFKVDDRSLECFNFKVDDRSLKRLNCKVDDRSLKSLNYKVDDRSLKCLNFKVDDRSLKRLNRKMDDKSLKSLIRKVDDRSLKSLNCKMNHRSLKSLNCKMDDRSIKSLN comes from the coding sequence ATGAATCATAGAAGTCCAAAGAGCTTGAACTGCAAGGTGGATGATAGAAGTATAAAAAGCTTGAATCGCAAGGTGGATGATAGAAGTCTAAAGAGATTGAACTGCAAGGTGAATGATAGAAGTCTAAAGACCTTGAACTGTAAGGTGGATGATAGAAGTCTAAAGTGCTTGAACTACAAGGTGGATGATAGAAGTCTAAAGAGCTTGAACCGCAAGGTGGATGATAAAAGTCTAAAGAGCTTGATCCGCAAGGTGGATGATAGAAGTCTAAAGAGCTTGAACTGCAAGATGAATCATAAAAGTCCAAAGAGCTTGAACTGCAAGGTGGATGATAGAAGTATAAAAAGCTTGAATCGCAAGGTGGATGATAGAAGTCTAAAGAGATTGAACTGCAAGGTGAATGATAGAAGTCTAAAGTCCTTGAACTGCAAGGTGGATGATAGAAGTCTAAAGTGCTTGAACTTCAAGGTGGATGACAGAAGCCTAAAAAGCTTGAGCCGCAAGGTGGATGATAGAAGTCTAAAGAGATTGAACTACAAGGTGGATGATAGAAGTCTAAAGTGCTTGAACTTCAAAGTGGATGATAGAAGTCTAGAGTGCTTTAACTTCAAGGTGGATGATAGAAGTCTAAAGAGATTGAACTGCAAGGTGGATGATAGAAGTCTAAAGAGCTTGAACTACAAGGTGGATGATAGGAGTCTAAAGTGCTTGAACTTCAAAGTGGATGATAGAAGTCTAAAGAGGTTGAACCGCAAGATGGATGATAAAAGTCTAAAGAGCTTGATCCGCAAGGTGGATGATAGAAGTCTAAAGAGCTTGAACTGCAAGATGAATCATAGAAGTCTAAAGAGCTTGAACTGCAAGATGGATGATAGAAGTATAAAGAGCTTGAACTAA
- the LOC137614888 gene encoding uncharacterized protein, whose protein sequence is MNHRSLKSLNYKVDDRSLKCLNFKVDDRSLKCLNFKVDDRSLKCLNYKVDDRSLKCLNFKVDDRSLKSLNHKVDDRSLKCLNFKVDDRSLKSLNCKMNDRSLKSLNCKVHDRSLKSLNYKVNDRSLKSLNFKVDDRSLKRLNRKVDDRIIKSLNYKVDDRSLKCLNCKVDDRSLKSLNFKVDDRSLKSLNCKMNDRSLKSLNCKVDDGSLKTLNYKVDDRSLKCLNRKVDDRSLKSLNCKVDDRSLKSLNCKMNDRSLKSLNYKVDDRSLKSLNFKVDDRSLKSLNRKVDD, encoded by the coding sequence ATGAATCATAGAAGTCTAAAGAGCTTGAACTACAAGGTGGATGATAGAAGTCTAAAGTGCTTGAACTTCAAGGTGGATGATAGAAGTCTAAAGTGCTTGAACTTCAAGGTGGATGATAGAAGTCTAAAGTGCTTGAACTACAAGGTGGATGATAGAAGTCTAAAGTGCTTAAACTTCAAAGTGGATGATAGAAGTCTAAAGAGCTTGAACCACAAGGTGGATGATAGAAGTCTAAAGTGCTTGAACTTCAAAGTGGATGATAGAAGTCTAAAGAGCTTGAACTGCAAGATGAATGATAGAAGTCTAAAGAGCTTGAACTGCAAGGTGCATGATAGAAGTCTAAAGAGTTTGAACTACAAGGTGAATGATAGAAGTCTAAAGAGCTTGAACTTCAAGGTGGATGATAGAAGTCTAAAGAGATTGAACCGCAAGGTGGATGATAGAATTATAAAGAGCTTGAACTACAAGGTGGATGATAGAAGTCTAAAGTGCTTGAACTGCAAGGTGGATGATAGAAGTCTAAAGAGCTTGAACTTCAAGGTGGATGATAGAAGTCTAAAGAGCTTGAACTGCAAGATGAATGATAGAAGTCTAAAGAGCTTGAACTGCAAGGTGGATGATGGAAGTCTAAAGACCTTGAACTACAAGGTGGATGATAGAAGTCTAAAGTGCTTGAACCGCAAGGTGGATGATAGAAGTCTAAAGAGCTTGAACTGCAAGGTGGATGATAGAAGTCTAAAGAGCTTGAACTGCAAGATGAATGATAGAAGTCTAAAGAGCTTGAACTACAAGGTGGATGATAGAAGTCTAAAGTCCTTGAACTTCAAGGTGGATGATAGAAGTCTAAAGAGCTTGAACCGCAAGGTGGATGATTGA